The Orcinus orca chromosome 1, mOrcOrc1.1, whole genome shotgun sequence DNA window TGCTGCTGCTCTACAATAACCACATTATGGCAGTTGACCGCTGCGCCTTCGACGACGTGGTCCAGCTGCAGAAACTCTACTTGAGCCAGAACCAGATCTCCCGCTTCCCTCTGGAACTGGTCAAGGAAGGAGCCAAGCTACCCAAACTAACGCTCCTGGACCTCTCCTCCAACAAGCTAAAGAACTTACCATTGCCCGACCTGCAGAAGCTGCCCGCCTGGATCAAGAATGGGCTGTACCTGCACAACAACCCGCTACACTGCGACTGTGAGCTCTACCAGCTCTTTTCCCACTGGCAGTACCGGCAGCTGAGCTCCGTGATGGACTTTCAGGAGGACCTGTACTGCATGAGCTCCAAGAAGCTGCACAATGTCTTCAGTCTGAGTTTCCTCAATTGCAGCGAGTACAAGGAACGTGCCTGGGAGGCCCACCTGGGTGACACCTTGACCATCAAGTGTGACACCAAGCAGCAGGGGATGACCAAGGTGTGGGTGACACCAAGCAATGAACGGGTGCTAGATGAGGTGGCCAACAGCACAGTGACGGTGTCCAAGGATGGCAGTCTTCATTTCCGGCGGGTGCAGGTCGAGGATGGGGGCGTGTATACCTGCTATGCCGTGGGGGAGGCTTTCAATGAGACACTGTCTGTGGAGTTGAAAGTATACAATTTCACCTTGCACGGACACCATGACACCCTCAACACAGCCTATACCACCCTCGTGGGCTGTATCCTCAGTGTGGTCCTGGTCCTCATATACCTGTACCTCACCCCTTGCCGCTGCTGGTGCCGGGGTGTCGAGAAGCCTTCCAGCCATCAAGGAGACAGCCTCAGCTCTTCCATGCTTAGTACCACACCCAACCACGATCCTATGGCTGGTGGGGACAAGGATGATGGTTTTGACCAGCGGGTGGCCTTCCTGGAACCTGCTGGACCCGGGCAGGGTCAGAACGGCAAGCTCAAGCCAGGCAACACCCTGCCGGTGCCTGAGGCGACAGGCAAGGGCCAGCGGAGGATGTCAGATCCAGAATCAGTCAGCTCGGTCTTCTCTGATACGCCCATTGTGGTGTGAGCAGGATGGGTTGGTGGGGAGATTCTGCCCCAGGAGAGGTAATGCACCCCTGAAGGATATGAGGGGATGGAAGAGAGGGCTAGCTGCCCAAGGGAGTGGGCTCCCCCCGAACTCAAGGGAATTGGTCACGGTTACAGCAACAGGCAAGACCCCAAGCAGGGTGTGGCTGCCATGATTTTCAAATATGGATATGCTAATTCTCAGGCAAATGCTACACCCCTATCCAGAGCCCTGACAGTTCTCAATGTGGTGGAAGAAGAGGAGTGTATCTGAGCTGGTGGGAATGAGGAAGGGGTGAGAGGAAGAGCGGATTCCTTAAACTTTTTTGAGGTCATCCATAGCTCcttaagagaaaattatttggaaaaaaaaaatcattttttcctaTCTCTGCCCACCCACACCTGCGATGTTGTGTGTGCTGGCGGGAGCTTCCACAGCAGCCATGTTGGGGGAAAGCTATGTTATCTTTGACCAGGAAGTCACACTTCACAGCTGGGGAAATTGGAAACCTTTGGAAAAATGAGTCAGGAAAAGGCTGAGACCTTAATCAGTAACACTCCCCAAAGCCGTTGTAAGACTTCCCACTAATGCCTTCCTCTTTCTGGATGAGCCCTGGGTGGATGGTTCTTTGCAGGAGCCTGGCCTGTTGCCTGTCAGATACGGCAACAATGTGAGATGTGGTATCTGTGCCTTGTCCTGGGACCAGTGGTACAGAGGGGTACAGCATGAACCGAGGGGTCCCTGTCACAGCATAGGTGCCAGCACAGAACTTGGAGATGGGGGATAAACTCTAGACTGCCTAATTCCCTGGTTGGTGAAACCCTTGGTTAGCGTTTGATTCCCAGCACCTGTGTGTAGCACCAGGGTGGAGGGTGCTGAAAGCAGAGCTTCTATGGATGCCTGCCACAGACGTGGGATGGGGGCCTCTTTGCACTAGGAGGAGGAGGGTAAATCAGCCTCTAGTATGTAGCATCCAGCTGGACCTACCTGATTTTTTTGTGTATGCCATCTCTTCATTCAGTCTCCTGGTCAAGTTCAGGTGGGATTCTGAGTGTTCCCTAATATGCTGCTCTGCAAAGGAAGGAGTCCGGGAAAGTCTGGCCCCAGCTGGGTTAGATTGGGCTCGGGGATGGAGGGGGCCGGGTATGTATCTCTTCTGTGTTGACAAAGCCGCTTTGCTCCTCTCAGAGATCTCAGCCCTGCTGCAAGGCCAAAGCATGGGATCTCATCATCCGAGGAGATGGAATTGAGTGGTCTCTGCCACAGAAGAATGGCAATTTGGAGTGTGGCTAAGTCTTGCCCTCTCCACGAGGTTCCAGGCAGTCTTGTAACAGACAGTCAGTGGCACTAAACTTTGAAAAGGAGACCCTGTCAGCCAGAGGTCTGTGCAGTTGTGGTTGTCAGGCCCAAGGAACTTAAGAACAGGCCCAACGTTCCATTCCAACCCAGTTGCAGGATACTTTGGGTATAGAGACGACAACTCCCTTTGACTCTACTGCAGGCCCTGGGAGTTGGTTGCTCTGAGCTTTGGCAAGGGGACGAGCAGGGCCAAGGTGAAAACGTTCTCTGACGTTGGTCTTTTcagtctctcccctctctcccaccaAGTCTCCTTCCATCGGAAGTTCTCCAGATCTTCTAGTTTTCTGATCTCTCTTTAGGTTCCAAGAAGTGTCATTTACCTGCGGGTGACAGCTGCTTGCTAGGAGGGCCTAACTCCCACTGCCTATTAAGATTCGGGGAGGGGACTGGAACTCAACGTCTGCTTCTTGTCTGTTCCCGGGATGTCAAGACTGCTGTCCATCCTTTATTAGTAACCTAGTTTTGTCAAGAGAGGTGCAGCATTTCCCTCAAGTACTTGCATGCTCATAGGGATGCATGCTTATAGGTCTGCATGCACCCCAGCACCTTGACTTCCATCAAGACAGTGAGTCTTCAGTCCCCACTAACGTCCACTTCCAGAGTGGTTTCCACCCATGTGCACAACTTCATGCACACAATTTTCTTGCCCTGTAGGAGAGAGAGTGACCATGCCAGGCTCCACAAATACAAACTTTTGTACTTTAGATTTCTGAACGGCCTGAAGCTTCACCCACATCTCCACGACACTGAATAACTTCTCAGCAAAGGCTGGAGTTAGGAGAACTACAGGTTGAAGATCTTGAGAGGAGGGGTGATGAGGAGCTAGCTGGCTCTTCAGACCCCTCAGAAACCTTCCTTGGATTAAAGATGAtatatgtgagaaataaatgtagaaCTAGGTCATTGACAGACCCAGAACACTGGCAGGGGACCAGGGAGCTGTAAGTTGCTCTTCCTGTGTTAACTGCCCTGGTAAGACAGGGGCAGGAGGAAAAAGTTGTCTGGTTATATTTCAGAGACTTCTGAAGATTCTGATACTGAAGCTATAGGAACCAGGACTCCCTCCTCAGACTTACCAGGGAATCGGGGAAAAATCTCACCTCCATACTGCTGCTTCCCCTCTAGGCACCATCTGGGGCTCTGAAAATCTTTAAAGTGAATGTCAAATGAAGTGGGTCTTCTGGGGCCTTCTAGCTGAGTTCCTGAGGACTAGGAGGGCCATTTGCTTCATAAATCGTACCCAGTTTAGGGCATAATATCAATAAAAGGCCCTGAGGATCTAAGTCTCCCCACTGTATCCACTAGGTTGGCCAGTACCTACCGGTTTGAGAGACTGGTAGACGTGCATGGCTGCCCCACCAAGAGACTGAAGTGATGAGCCTCCTCCCGTGGTTTCAGTCGATAGAACCCAAAGGTAGCTTTCTACCTGGGGGATCGGGTACTCAGCGTATGTAAGCTCAGTAGAACCCCGTGTAGGAAACTGCTAACTCTGGTTATAAAGGTCGAGCCATCACCCCAACTCCCATAAACCAGACGTGTCTCCCAGGAAGCAGGTGTCCCTGGAGACAGTACGACAGGGCTGTACAATCTGTCTGTGTGATTATTTGTGATGTTTTTCCTTTGCCTGTATTTATGAGGCTCCTAGGAAGGAGCCAGGAGCAGGTATACCCCAGCTGGGGAGAGTAAAGCCAACTGATTCCAGTTTTCCATGTGTCCTTACCTTTGTACTTCCTTGTAGCCCTGCTGGCGGAGCAAGCAGGCCTCCCCATGTCCAGGATCCTAGTCTTCCCACTTATGTACTCTCAGGCTGGCAAACCTTGGAGCCTCTGGGCTCTGAAAACTAGACAATGATCATTAAACCTGGCTTGAGTCTCTGTTCTGGCATAgtctgtgactggtttatttatcttttcagccTGTGGCTGGGGTTCACTGGACCTCAGAAGGGTGTGGCCTGTCTAGGGGGAGAAGAGTTAAATGCTGTTATAAGGGCATGGGTTAAATCCACATCTAGGCATTAAGATGGACCAGGGGTCAGCCAACCTTTTCTGTAAACAGCCAGACAGGAAACGTGTTCAGCTTCGCAGCCCATATagtctctgttacaactactcaGCTGTACCGTTGTGGCAGGAAGGCAGCCACAGACAGCACACAAATGAATGACTGTGGCtctgttccagtaaaactttatttatggacattaAAATGCGATTGCCATATCATTGTAACATgtatttgaggttttttttttttttttttatttgaggttttttaaccatttaaaaatgcacaaacTCTTACTAGCTCACAGACCATACAAAACCAGGCAGCAGGTTGGTTTTGGCCAGCagaccatagtttgccaacctggCAGATATTCTCAAAAGAAATGTCACTGACGCTTTAGCAAGAGAGAGTTTAGAAATTCCATGACTTGGGGCTAGAGCCTGTAAATAAAGAAGGCTTTCTGGATCCCTGGGGAGGAGGGTTGTCTCCCTGAAGAGTTCTCTTAAAAGTCTGGATCAAGCCTGCAAACTGTACCATGGAAAAATGCTTGGACTGGGTTAAAAGAAATGATGGGAGAGCAGCTCGGTTTCACAGTATTTTGATTATTACCAGTATATGTTCATGTCGTGAATGGTAACCATCTTAGTTTGGCTTAAAGTATATTAATTTAATAGGAAGGTTATTATTCATTGACAGTGTAATATGTCCTAGGCATTGCACAGAACACAGAAACGTGGTCCCCACTTTCTTGGTACAGAAGACAGCTTACCAGAAATTGGACTGGATTCTACTAAACTCTGAACATGCAGTTTCTTTGGCTACTCTCTTGGTAGGGGATTGTCATGGTAGATTCCACAAGGGAAGAGGAAATGGtataaggaaaagagaaactaaaagaATCAgaatttggggaattccctggcggtccagtggttaggactccacacttccgctacaggggggcacgggtt harbors:
- the AMIGO1 gene encoding amphoterin-induced protein 1, producing MQPQCDLRGLWLLLLSLFLLLFEEARAGRPLVSCPAACLCASNILSCSKQQLPNVPHSLPSYTALLDLSHNNLSRLRAEWTPTRLTHLHSLLLSHNQLNFISSEAFSPVPNLRYLDLSSNQLRTLDEFLFSELQALEVLLLYNNHIMAVDRCAFDDVVQLQKLYLSQNQISRFPLELVKEGAKLPKLTLLDLSSNKLKNLPLPDLQKLPAWIKNGLYLHNNPLHCDCELYQLFSHWQYRQLSSVMDFQEDLYCMSSKKLHNVFSLSFLNCSEYKERAWEAHLGDTLTIKCDTKQQGMTKVWVTPSNERVLDEVANSTVTVSKDGSLHFRRVQVEDGGVYTCYAVGEAFNETLSVELKVYNFTLHGHHDTLNTAYTTLVGCILSVVLVLIYLYLTPCRCWCRGVEKPSSHQGDSLSSSMLSTTPNHDPMAGGDKDDGFDQRVAFLEPAGPGQGQNGKLKPGNTLPVPEATGKGQRRMSDPESVSSVFSDTPIVV